The Conger conger chromosome 15, fConCon1.1, whole genome shotgun sequence genome contains a region encoding:
- the LOC133111183 gene encoding A-kinase anchor protein 13-like isoform X4, with the protein MVTMTDIVIYVTEPDSGYSLEGLNTDSVGMKDYLRQRVLAPDPGLAPRPKSRERGSVVSLTEEDLGSDLGERSNSLGRQISAVFRSKRRLHGSMTLPLTKSVSLLAINQRDLDGMRSFSSVSGSLAQSISEEAPGPLRAGEEGKSGTKVGRTFSYLRSKMYKKTKEKEKEKNRGKEKEKEVKERDKRVLNGHLFNAASSAPFVQCQQCHKVITTKEAFNCTNCNAHVHKPCRAALPVCTKTKMKLLKQQVAVPDSSILRSKSTVLPERPWAVRTENEGGPRRHSGIRPFSSSNLSKSISISNIAGPVLEEIPLKGLRYLSQSTDSLNNTSKANESTESLTDEGTEMMDSQLMGEFEAEAKELEAESWTFTVDKKYLKPLRKDSIKRQDVIYELMQTEMHHVRTLRMVSEVYSKGLLKEVQLEAQTVERVFPALDELLEIHSGFLASLLDRRREARLESGDSGNFLIREIGDVLAAQFSGSSAERMKKVYGKFCSCHKEALSFYKELHAKDKRFQAFVKRKMSCPVVRRLGIPECILLVTQRITKYPVLLQRLLQYTKEGEEDFAAVTQALGLVREVIGAVDGRVNEQEQKQRLREVYRRTDSRSVMRMQSGLMFAREDLLRGRRLLHHGALQLKSSAGRLKDVQALLLSDVFVFLQEKDQKYVFATLDQRSTVLSLQKLIVREVANEERGLFLIAAGVVPEMVEVHASSREERNTWIQLIQRAASSMEKDEDEGIPSESEEDKRVLETKAKEMRDQLRRKEQQIAALLEEKLKVFHDTGSDSGPGGGALFRALAEDTPAGELAMQDALREVENMQTLVSSGLVGAVEPAGSAGSVWGSCSSFDRNPINNISKNGEGDSPDLQRTESDSALKKGVNTNLLLLLQKDSEVLHSVCRLHELLNSLQAVVVQQDSILEEQRNALSERPSSSPSSSSVWRSSSLVEQEKQRSLEKQRQEAAELQRQQEAHAAERCRREGEWEARERDLEGREARLLLLDEETRHGRGEVQREQQELRCLNEEYQRDLERLREAQRRLERDREQAQREQQEGPAGEKRSRRAPSSTSEDSLRIPSPVERRLSSSPIRDTLLRMGSMRKGKTLNPFASNPSHKAPAGEGQSHIPGRLLQLAKPKEPKEPKEPKEPKEKKEKKKKKKDKGPLPQPADSTLLPGPEQPVDGEILLC; encoded by the exons ATGGTGACAATGACGGATATAGTTATCTACGTCACCGAGCCAGATTCAGG TTATAGCCTGGAGGGCCTGAACACAGACAGCGTGGGGATGAAGGACTATCTCAGACAGCGGGTGTTGGCCCCGGACCCTGGCCTCGCACCCCGCCCcaagagcagggagagagggtctGTGGTCTCCTTGACCGAAGAGGATCTGGGGTCGGACCTGGGGGAGCGCAGCAACAGCCTGGGCAGACAG ATATCGGCAGTGTTCAGATCCAAAAGGCGTCTCCATGGCTCCATGACTCTGCCCCTTACCAAGTCCGTGTCCTTGTTGGCCATCAACCAGAGGGATCTGGATG GAATGAGGTCTTTCTCCAGCGTCTCTGGCTCTTTGGCACAAAG CATCTCAGAAGAGGCTCCAGGGCCCCTGAGGGCCGGTGAGGAGGGGAAGTCTGGCACCAAGGTGGGGCGCACCTTCAGCTACCTCAGGAGCAAGATGTACAAGAAAACCAAG gagaaagagaaggaaaagaACAGAggtaaagaaaaagagaaagaggtgaaagagagagacaagcGAGTGCTGAACGGACATCTTTTCAACGCCGCAAGCTCCGCCCCCTTCGTCCAGTGTCAACAGTGCCACAAAGTCATCACAACCAAAGAGGCATTCAACTGCACCA ACTGCAACGCACACGTCCACAAACCCTGCAGGGCGGCGCTGCCTGTCTGCACCAAGACCAAGATGAAG CTTCTGAAACAGCAGGTTGCTGTACCAGATTCAAGCATTTTGAGAAGCAAAT CCACAGTATTGCCGGAGCGGCCGTGGGCGGTACGGACAGAGAATGAAGGCGGCCCACGCAGACACAGCGGCATCAGACCGTTCAGCAGCTCTAACCTGTCCAAGAGCATCTCAATCAGCAACATCGCAGG CCCGGTGTTGGAGGAGATCCCGTTGAAAGGCCTGCGCTACCTGTCCCAGTCCACGGACTCTCTCAACAATACCAGCAAGGCCAACGAGTCCACCGAGTCCCTCACGGACGAAG GGACAGAGATGATGGACAGCCAGCTGATGGGCGAGTTTGAGGCGGAGGCGAAGGAGCTGGAGGCCGAATCATGGACCTTCACCGTGGACAAGAAGTACCTGAAACCACTCCGCAAGGACTCCATCAAGAGACAGGATGTGATCTATG AGCTGATGCAGACGGAGATGCACCACGTGCGCACGCTGAGGATGGTGTCGGAGGTGTACAGCAAGGGCCTCCTGAAGGAGGTGCAGCTGGAGGCGCAGACGGTGGAGCGGGTGTTCCCCGCGCTGGACGAGCTCCTGGAGATCCACAGCGGCTTCCTGGCCAGTCTGCTGGACCGCCGGCGGGAGGCCCGGCTGGAGAGCGGAGACTCCGGAAACTTCCTCATCCGAGAGATCGGAGACGTCCTCGCAGCCCAG TTTTCGGGCAGCAGTGCCGAGCGCATGAAGAAGGTCTACGGCAAATTCTGCAGCTGCCACAAAGAGGCCCTGAGCTTCTACAAGGAGCTGCACGCCAAAGACAAGCGCTTCCAAGCCTTCGTCAAG AGGAAGATGAGCTGCCCCGTGGTGCGGCGTCTGGGGATCCCAGAGTGCATTCTGCTGGTGACCCAGCGCATCACCAAGTACCCCGTGCTGCTCCAGAGGCTGCTGCAGTACACCAAAG agGGGGAAGAGGACTTTGCGGCGGTGACGCAGGCCCTGGGGCTGGTGCGGGAGGTGATCGGGGCGGTGGACGGCCGGGTGAACGAGCAGGAGCAGAAGCAGAGGCTGCGGGAGGTGTACCGGCGCACGGACAGCAGGTCCGTCATGCGCATGCAGAGCGGGCTGATGTTCGCCCGCGAGGACCTGCTGAGGGGCCGGAGGCTGCTCCACCACGGGGCCCTGCAGCTCAAGAGCTCCGCCGGCCGGCTGAAGG ACGTGCAGGCTCTCCTGCTCTCCGATGTCTTCGTCTTCCTGCAGGAGAAAGACCAGAAGTACGTCTTCGCCACGCTG GACCAGCGCTCCACGGTGCTCTCGCTCCAGAAGCTGATCGTGCGGGAGGTGGCTAACGAGGAGCGGGGCCTGTTCCTCATCGCGGCCGGGGTGGTGCCTGAGATGGTGGAGGTGCACGCCTCCTCCAGGGAGGAGCGAAACACCTGGATCCAGCTCATCCAGAGGGCCGCCAGCTCCAT GGAGAAGGATGAAGACGAGGGTATCCCCAGCGAGTCTGAGGAAGACAAGAGGGTGCTGGAGACCAAGGCCAAGGAGATGAGAG ACCAGCTGCGCAGGAAGGAGCAGCAGATCGCCGCCCTGCTGGAAGAGAAGCTGAAGGTCTTCCACGACACGGGGAGCGACAGCGGGCCCGGGGGCGGGGCTCTGTTCCGGGCCCTCGCCGAGGACACGCCCGCCGGGGAGCTGGCCATGCAGGACGCTCTGAGAGaag tggagaacatgcagacccTGGTGAGCAGTGGCCTGGTGGGGGCAGTGGAGCCAGCGGgcagtgctgggtcagtgtggggctCCTGCAGCAGTTTCGACAGGAACCCCATCAACAACATCTCCAAAA ATGGGGAGGGAGACTCACCGGACCTGCAGAGGACGGAGTCAGATAGCGCATTAAAAAAG GGGGTGAACACCaacctcctgctgctgctgcagaaggACAGCGAG GTCCTTCACAGTGTGTGTCGCCTGCATGAGCTGCTGAACTCACTGCAG GCGGTGGTGGTGCAGCAGGACTCCATCCTGGAGGAGCAGCGGAATGCGCTGAGCGAGCGACCCTCCtcctcgccctcctcctcctctgtgtgGCGCTCCTCCTCCCTGGTGGAGCAGGAGAAGCAGCGCAGTCTGGAGAAGCAGAGGCAGGAGGCGGCCGAGCTGCAGCGGCAGCAGGAGGCGCACGCCGCGGAGCGCTGTCGGCGCGAGGGCGAGTGGGAGGCGCGGGAGCGTGACCTGGAGGGCAGGGAGGCGCGCCTCCTCCTGCTGGACGAGGAGACCCGGCACGGGCGCGGGGAGGTGCAGAGGGAGCAGCAGGAGCTGCGATGCCTGAACGAGGAGTACCAGAGGGACCTGGAGCGGCTGAGGGAGGCGCAGAGAAGGCTGGAGCGTGACAGGGAGCAGGCCCAGCGGGAGCAGCAGGAGGGGCCGGCGGGG GAGAAAAGGAGTCGCAGGGCGCCCTCTAGCACCTCGGAGGACTCCCTGCGGATCCCGAGCCCTGTGGAGCGCaggctctcctcctcccccatcaGGGACACTCTGCTGAGGATGGGCTCCATGCGCAAAGGGAAGACCCTCAACCCCTTCGCCTCGAACCCCAGCCACAAGGCCCCGGCTGGGGAGGGCCAGAGCCACATACCCGGCCGGCTGCTGCAGCTGGCCAAGCCCAAGGAGCCCAAGGAGCCCAAGGAGCCCAAGGAGCccaaggagaagaaggagaagaagaagaagaaaaaggatAAGGGGCCGCTCCCGCAGCCTGCAG ACTCCACACTGCTTCCAGGCCCAGAGCAGCCTGTGGATGGGGAGATCCTGCTCTGCTGA